The nucleotide window GGTCGGTGGCCACGAGATGATCTGCCGGATGTTGTCAAAGGCATCGAAGCTCCACTGCTGCATCATGATGCGCCGCGTGGGGAGGTGTGGGTCACGCGGTGCGTCTTCGCCGATGGAGTAGTACAAGTCGAGGCGGCCGCGCGTGTCGTAGGCAAAATTTTCGGTGAGCGTTACCTGACCGCCCACGACGCGCCGACGCAAGGACAGCGCATCGGTGGCGTCATATTCCTGTGCGATGGACATGCCCGGCTGACCGGGCGCGTCGTAGTCACGCAGCACTTCCCGCCCCAGATCGTCGTAGGTGTAAGTGGTAGTCAGTCGCCGTTGCCCGGCCTGATGGACCTGCTGTTGCCGCACGCGGCCCAGCGCGTCGTACGCAAAACTCACCGCCACCCCGGCACAATCGATCTGCGTCAGACGGCCGATCCCGGGCGCGTACTGGTAGCGATAGACATTGCCGCTAACGTCGTCATAGGTCAGCGGCAGCCCCAGCAGCGACCACGTGTGTCGGCATACCCGCTCGCCATCGACGCCGGTGTATGAAACTTCCCGAAGGTTGCCCGTGGCATAGCGCAGGCAACGGTATTCCGAAGGCAACGCCCCGTCGCTTTCGTGCCGCGCGTGGCTTAGCAAGCCGGAATGCGGATCGTATTCGAAGCCGGTCGTCACACCGTCGGCGCGACGTTGCTTCACGTGGTCCGTGAGCGACGGATCGATGTCGTACACGGTGCGCTCACCTGCCGCGTTCTGCATGGCACTCGGCTGATGACGATCTGCGTGGTACTCCCATAACGTCACGCGCTCGCCGACCGTCTGGGACGTCTTGCGCAACAGTCCGTCGAGATCGCGGCGGCCCACCTCGACGCTGTTCATGCGAAGCGTGGCAACTTCGTTCTCATCCGTATGCGCAACGTAGCTACGTTCAACGACGTCACCACTCGCACCGTTGGGCAGCGTGGTGCGTATCACCCGGTCGGCGAAGTCGTACTCGTAGGACACGGCACGCCCCTTCGGGTCAGTGACCGTGACGCAGCGTCCCAACCCGTCGTACTCGTAGCTTTGCCGGCTGATCAGACGGCTGCTGTTGTCATAGCGTTCTTCCCATTCGACTTCATCGAACGCGTTGCGCTGACGCACCACCCGGCCCGTGCGTTGCACGACGGCGTCCAGCCAGATCGTTTCCCCCTGGGTGATCGGGTTCCACTCGGCATGTTCCGTGACACCGTCCGGGCGAATCACGGCCGACCGGCGTTCCCAGCCGTCGTATCGATATTGCGTGGTCGCCGCCAACGGGGTGCCGTTGTGACGGTCGGTCACCGTCTCCGATACCAGCCAACCGAGCGTGTCGTAGACACAACGACGGACTTCGAAGGCCGCGCCCTGTTCGACATCCGGTTCGCGGCGCAGGGTGCTCATGTCGAGACCGGTCCCGTCGAACACACGCGTATCCTCAACGCCGAATTCGTTGGTCGTCACCTGCCGCACGTTGCCGCCGGCCTGCCCGACCAGAAAATACGAAGTCCGCACCGACGCGGTGTACGCGCTGTCACCCGACATCGGCGTCGTCGTTGATTCGACGATGCGACCCAACGCGTCATGGACGAATGTCACGCGTGCGTCAGCGCCATCGCGCTGCGTTTCCAGCCCGGTGCGCACCGACACGTGAATGGCCGTTGTGCTGCGCGTTGTGTCGAAATCAGTGTGCTGCGTCTGTGTCGTCACCAACGCGTCGCCACTCAGTTGATACGTGAAATCCGCAATCGTCTGCCAGGCCCACAGGGTCCGTGTGCGGCGTTTCACGCGACCGTGCAGTAGCAACGATGCAGGTTCGTTGTAATACTCGGCCGTCACGGTCGTGTGAATCTCGCCGGGCGTCTCCAGTGTCTCCCCGATGCATTCGAGAAATCCCGCTCCGCCCGCCACGAGCGAGGGCAGCAACGCGTAGCGATATCGGATCGTGCGCGTCGGTGTTTGGCGCGCGGTGCCTCTGCGGACCCACGCCGCAGCCGACGGCACGACGGCCTTCGACTTCATCGTTCGCGGTGTCGGCCAGACCGGGTCCGGCGGACATCCGGTCTCTCCCGCCGGGTTGTAATAGGTGACCTGCTCGCGAATGCCGTCGGGCGTGAGCGTCTCGACGAGATTGCCGTAGTCATCGTAGCGGAAGGTGGTCACGTCGTCGCGAAAGACGCCGCCGCGGCGGAAGCGCTCGATGCGCTGCGCGGGCAACTGAACGATCGCCAACTGATCGGCAAACGGCTTGCCGGGCTGATCGTGATAGGTCTCGAGCGTCTCGTGCTCGCAGCCGTCTTCGATGCGTTTCTCGATGCGCCGCAAATGGAAGCGATCGAACTCACGGTAGATCGTCACGAGCGGCTCGCCCTGCGGACCGAGTTGCGTCTGCGTGCTGTGATAGCGATAGTCGACGAGCACTTTGTAAAGCGCATCGGTCGCATCTTCCCAATCGACACCCGCACCAAAGCCGAGGAAGTTGTTCGTTGAATACTGGTACGTCGAAATACGTTGCGGCAACCCTTCGCCCGGGTCCATCACATGGCGAACGACATACGGCAGCCGCTCGGGAATCTTATCGGGCGGGTCGCCTGCCCGCCGGGGAAAGGCGTGCCCTTCTTCCTGATAGGCGAGCGTCTCGACACTGCCCGTCGGCGATATCACCTGTGTGAGGAATGGCAGATCGGCGTCGGTGTAGCGCTCGTAACGCAATTGCCAGGCGGCCTGTTCGGGTACCGGCAACCGGATCGCGGAAACGAGATCGCCGTTGAGCGTCATGACATAGTCGACAGACGTGGCACCGGGGCCTGCGCCGGGCAGCGAAAGCGTTACGGCCTGTTCGGTGCGCGTCACGCGCAGCAGCGGCTGCCGCTCATGATCGTCGATACCGACGAGTGCCGGATGCCCCTCGAAGTACTGCCATTGCAGAAATATCGAGCGCCCGTGCGCCGACACGATTTCGACCGGCACGTAGGGCGATAGCGGCACGTTCTCGTCAAACATCACGAGACGCTCGCGACGCCCCGACTTGTAGGTAACGATGACCGTCTTGTCCAGCTTTTCCACGGCAAACGTCGGCAGTTTCCGGTCGGGCAAGTCGATGCGATCGGGATAAACGATGGCCAGATGCGTTTCACCGTCAGACAACATCAGACGCTTCGTCGCGGGCAGCAGCCGCGTCATCGCCCATGACCAGCCCCGCCCCAGTCCGCTGTCCACGTTCTGCAACGGATCGAAGGCGAGCGACAACGACAGGTCCGGACCCGCCAGCGCGTTCATCGCGATCTTCGGCAACGCCACGCGAATGGAATACGTGCCGGTACGCGGGTCGACCCCTTTCTCAAGGAAACTCAGGAAGCTCTGCGCACCGGAATACAACGCGCCACTATCGGCCTGAGAGCGTTCTTGTGGAACATCCTGCATGGCATCCTCCCCTCGCCTGACGGCGGGTGGTGCTGAAACCTTCATTCACTGCACGCGCTTCATTCATGCCAGGCTCTCGGACCGCTCCCGGTTCTGACCCTGTCTGCGAATGAATTGCGACCCGCCGGGCACGCTTTGACGGGCAGGCCCCGCGCCGCGAAGCGCCATCACGCGCAGGGCCCGTGGCGTGCCATTCAGATTCGGCGACATGCCTTGGGGGGGCGATCCGATGTCACTGAACGATCCCCTCGGCGTCCCGTACACGGACGACGCCCGGCTAGGTGTCGGCGATTGCGCGGGGGCGAGTTCCAGCCAATTGACTGGGTTCGTATTGCCTTGTCCCGGCGGCTGAAGGGCTGGCCGTTCGACGCCCGGCGGACGGCCACCTTGCGCCGCTTCGCGTGCAACCCTTTCCTGACGCAAGACGCCAATTCGCCGGTCAAATTCAGTGACGCTGGCCTTGCGCCGAGCGTTCACCACCGACCGATAGGTTCTGAGCGTCGCCGGCCCCCCGAAGAGGAACGCGCTCACCGACAGGGTCCCGCCCGCAGCGCCCAGTATCGTTGCCAGTGCGGTATGATCTGCGGCGCGCGTGGCGGACGAGGCGATCATGGTGAGCGACCCTATGGCGCTGCCGACGATCTTTGCCGACGACAGCACCGCCGCGGTAACGGTGATCCCTTTGACCGCCGCCAGTGTCGCAGCGCTGCCGGCGGCGGCCAGCCCCGCCTTACCGAGCGCGGCTTGCGCCGATACGTTAAGCACAATCCCGACGCCCTTAATGCCCCCCGCGACCGATACGGCAGTGGTGATCGACGCAGCCGCAAGCAACGCAGGGATCGTAATGGACAGCCATTTCGGGAGATGACCGGTGGGGTCGGTCGCGTTGACCGGATCGATGCGGGCGTACGCGTTGATACCGCCCCCATCGAATGGCGAAAACGTATCGGGCACCATAAAACGCGCGAGCACCGGCGAGTACATCCGTGCATTGCCTAACCAGAGCCATTGCGTGGCTGGATCGGACGTTTCGCCGTCGTACCCGGGCACCCCGTCGAGCGCAGCGCTTGCCTCGCGAAAACCGGACGGCGAGTAGACCACGGCGTGCGTCGTCTGCGCGTCGTAGGTCTGCATGACGCTGCCCTTGGCATCCAGCGCGTAGACCTGCAACGCACCTGCCTGATCGATCGTGCCCGCCCCCCCGTTGAGATAGACGCGCGACAGCGTGCCACGCACCTCGGTGACGAGCACGTTCTCACGAAAGATTCGTGCGCGAGACGGTTGCCCGGTCAAGGTGACCATGCATTGCTCGTCGAGCCCGTTGTATCGATACGCCGCGAGTTCAGCGCCGCTGTGCGACACCGACAGCATCTGGTCGAGGGAGTTATACGCGATGCGATAGCCGCTTTCCGCGTCGGTCATTCGCCCGGCGGCGTCATACGCAAACGTTTGCGTGCCGTTGCTGGCGCCGTAACCCTCGTAGACGAGCGATGTCAGCTGCGTCGGGTCATCTGCGTTCTCGTAGCGGTAGTCCGCGATTCCCGGGTCCGTTGCCGGCCCTTGATGCCATGTGGTCACCCGGGTGATGTTGTCGAGCGGGTCGTAATCCCACTGCTGGAGATAAATGCGCCGCGACGGATCATGCGGATCGTGGGGCGCCTGATCGCCCATGGAGGCATACAGCGCCGGCCGGTTACGCTCGTCGTAATCGAAGTTTTCGGTAAGCACGGCGTCACCGCCAAGCTTGCGCACGCGCAACGTCAGCAGGTCAAGACCGTCGTACTGCTGTTCGATGGAAAATACCGGCCGGCCGGGTGCCACATACTCACGCAGAATTTCGCGCCCCGCTTCGTCGTACGAGAACGTTGTCGTGAGCATGGCCTGACCGGCCTGCGTCACGCGTTGTTCACGCACACGGCTCAAGGCGTCGTAGGTCAAGGCGACCGTCACGTTGCCGCATTGCACATCCAGCAGGCGCCCCGTGTCCGTCTCGAAGCGGTAGTGATGTTCAAGTCCGGTGACATCGGTGTAGCTGACGGGCAAGCCTTGCAACGACCAGACGTGTGCCGTCGTACGCTGGGTGTCGCCGTCGAGCCACGTTTCCCCGGACAGGTTTCCCGAAGCATCACGTTCGCACCGGTAGTCGCTAGCGGGCTGGCCGGTCGTTTGCACGTTGGCGTGCATCAACAACCCGGTCTTTTGGTCGTAGTCGTAGTCGATGCTGACAGCACCGCTGGTGCAGCGGGTCAGGCTCGACGGCAGCGACGGATTGACGTCGTAGGCGACGATCTCACCGCCGGGGCCGCGTACCTCACGCGGCAGCGTGCGATCGGCATCGAACGCCCACGTCGACGTGCGTCCCCCGATGGTCTGGCCGCTCACACGCATCAGGCCGTCGAATTCGCGCCGGCCGATATCGATGCCATTCAACCGGAGCGCGGCAATCTCGTCGCTATCGGCGTGCGGCACGTAGTCGCTCTCGATCACGTCCTCGGTCGGCAGCGTGGTTCGCACGACGCGATCGGCAAAGTCGTATTCGTATTGCGTACGGCGCAGACGCGGGTCGGTCTTGGTGTCGAGCCGCCCAAGCCCGTCGTAGGTGTACGCCAGCCGGCTGATCAAGGTCCCGGCGACGCTCCGGCGCTCCGCCCAGTCGGCGGCGTCGAAGTGGTTCATCTGACGGACCGTGCTTGCGCTGCGCACCGCCCCCGCGCTCGCCGATGTCCAGCTTGTCTCGATCTGCGTGAGCGGATCGTATTCCGTATGCTCGGTAACACCGTCGGCACGCACGACACTCGCCTGCTGGCCCCAGCCGTCGTAGAGAAACTGCTTCGCGACGGTGAGAGTTTGACCGTCATGCCAATCTAGTGTCACGTCCTGCGCCACACGGCCGAAGGCGTCGTAGTCGATACGGTGAACGTCGTGCGGGAGCCCCTGTGCCACGTCCGGCGCCATGCGCGTCTCGCGCACGAGCAGACCGGTGCCTTCGAAGGCTGTCGTGGTTACGACACCGGACGCCGTCGTGGTGATCTGACTCGCCTCGCCTCCCGCCAGACCGATAAGCGTAAAGGCGTGTCTGAGCGTCACCGAGTAGGCACTCCCGCCGGTCTTCGGCGAGGTGGTTTCTTCACGCACCCGCCCCAAGGCGTCATACTCGTACGTCACGATCTCGTCCGCGTTCTCGCGGCGCGTTTCCAGCCCCGAGATGACCGACGCGTGGCGGCTCGTCACGCTGACGGTGTCGTCGAAATCGGTATGGGTCGACTCCTCGGTCACGAGCGCGCCGTCGGCCAGCGCATAGGTGAACCCGGTCGTGATGCTGCGCCCGCCCATCGTCTCGACCTGCTGTTTCAACCGGCCGTGCAGCAGCAGCGAAAGCGGATTGTTCTCAAAGTCGAACGTATTGGTCTGATGGACGCCTGCGGGGGTTTCCAGCGTCTGCTGGACGCATTCGAGATAACCCGGCGCACCCGGTGCCATTGATGCCAATAACGCGTAGCGATGACGTGTCGTGACGGTGGCCGCGACCCTCGAACCCGGGACCGCCGCCGCAGGCACCATCGCTGTCGTCTTTACCGTATGCGGTGTGTCCCAGACAGGGTCCGGCGGACATCCGTCTTCGCCGGCGGGCAGATAGTACGTCGTGCGCTCCGCCGTGCCGTCCGGACCGATTTCCTCGGTCGTGTTGCCCCACGCGTCGTAGCCATAGGTCGTGACGTCGTCGCGTGACACCCCGCCGCACCGATACCGCGTGGTGTGCGTCCGGATCTGGCCGATGGTGACCGGCTGATCGTGCCAGGCCTTGCCCGGCTCCTCGTGATATTCAGTGAGTTGCGTCTGCTCGCAATCGGCTTCGGTGTGCCGCTCGATGCGCGTGCCGTGAAAGCGGTCGTACTCCCGGTAGATCGTGACCTGTGCGGTGCCCGCTGCATTGAGTTGCGCTTCGGTACTCCAGTAGCGATAGTCGTTGGTGACCTTGTACAGCGCATCGGTCGCGTCTTCCCAGTCGACACCGGCCTCGAACCCGAGAAAATTGTGCGTGGAATACGTGTAGGTCGTCACACGCAGCGGTTGCCCCTGCCCCGGGTCGAGTGCGTAACGCGCGACGTAGGGCAGTCGCTCCGGCTCCTTGTCGACCGGATCGCCCGCACGCCGCGGGAACGCGTGACCTCGCTCTTCATAGCCAAGGGTTTCGATACTGCCCGTCGGAGAGCGCACTTCCGTCAGCATGGCGAGATCGGCGGGGGTGTAGCGGCTATAGCGCAGGTGCCAGGCCACTTGACCCGGAACGGGAAGCTCGATGGACGACACGAGATCGCCCGACAGCACCAACCGGAACGCGATGGCATTGCCGTCGGTGCCGGTCAGCGTGATGGTCGCTGCCTGCGCCGTGCGACTGGCGCGAAGCAATTCACGCTGTTCGTGATCGGCGATCGAGGTCAGCATTGGCTGCCCTTCGAAATGGACCCACGTCAGGTGAAGGGAGCGGCCTTGCGGCGAGATGATTTCGACGGGGACGTAAGGCGTGAGCGGATCGTTGATGTCGAACTTCGTCAGAAGCTCGCGACGGCCCGACCGGTAGATGATGGTGACGGTATCGCCCGACTTCTCGGCAATGAACGTGGGGAGCTTCTGGTCGGGGAATTCGACGCGGTCGTCGTACACGATGGCCAACTGGGTTTCGCCGTCCGACAGTGACAACCGTTTAGCACCGGGACTGAGGCGGCTCATGCCCCATGACCAGCCGCGCCCCAAGCCAACGTCGGCATTGTGCAAGGCATCGAAACCGAGCGACAGGGCCAGATCCGGACCCGCCAAGGCATTCATTGCCAGCTTCGGCAGTGCCACCCGAATCGAGTAAGTCCCGGTGCGCGGATCGACACCCTTCTCGAGAAAGCTCAGAAAGCTCTGCGCGCCCGAGTACAACGTGCTGCTATCGGCCTGCGCCGGTCCTTGATGAGTGCCTGTCATGGCGCGCCCCTGTCATTGTTGGTCGGACCGGGACGGTCAGGCTTGGCTGAGTGTCAACGCATCGCACGCCGGCGTAATGTTCACGCGCACCCGGTAGGGCGTGCCGTACTGATCGCGCAGCGTGTAGGTGCAGCCCTGCGCGTTTGCCGCGCCTTGATAGGGCCCGAGACTGTCGTTTGCGACGAACGCAATGGCGCCGCAGGCGAAACGTGGCCAGTCGTTCTGCGCCACGCGGTAAGCGCCGGAGTATTGCTCTTGCGAGTAGAGAAACGCGGGGGTCGGCTGCGGGTCGGTCGGCGGCTCGGCGTAGCCGCAAAAGGCGCCACTCTGTGAATTCGGGCTCAACCACTTGTAGCTACTGGCGAAGCTCGCGGGAGCCACTTCCATCGTTCGCATCGCGGCACGCGCCCCCGTGGCGAGCACGAGGCCGAGGTAGTAAATTGTGACCTTGATGTTCGAACCGACGGTGTACTTGTGCGTTTGCTCCCAATCCTGATTCCACGCCGAAAACGGTGGACTGACCGGGGCGACGGGAATCAGATCGATCGTGCCGTCTGCGTTACTGACGTTTTTTGAAAAGTACTCCCGGTCGTTCGCCAGCTTGATGCGCATGCCGATCGTCTTCCTCGCATTCGCGAAGTCCGCCGTCTGCACGTAGTAGTGAAGGAAGTCCGCGTTTTCGACCGGGATATCGGCGTTGACGGGATAGAACTCATACACGTTCTTCTCGAGGGATGACCCCCATGTCCCTATCGGCACCGGAACTGAAGAATCTACGAGAGGCACCTCCTGCTCCGAGTTGCCGTCGACCACACGAAGGGTCGCGGTTTCCGCAGGAGACAAGGGCTGGTCGGCACCGATTTCGATTTGCAACCGGACCTGACAAAGCCCGTTGTTGTAAGTCCGTTCGCCGCCGGAGCTGGAGGTGACCTTGAACGTATTGACGACCGTCGCACGTCCTTCCGATTTCGTTTGCATGAGGCACCTCGCCGTAACGGCAGTATGTGACCCATGTTACGAGCGCCGATATGCCACACAACTGTCAACGTTGACAGGTCGGCGAGGATGGCGAGGGCGGCGACATTGGCGTCGCCGGATGCCTCAGGTGCTGCGCTTCAGATAAAGGCCAGTGCCGCGAAACCGGCAGACTTCCTCGCCGTGCTGATTGGTCGCGGTCCAGAGCTGGCGCACGATGCCCCGATCCGGGCGGCTTTTGGAAGGTCGCACTTCTAACGTGCTGCTGGTCACGTTGATCGTATCGCCGGGGCGCACGGGGGCGAGCCATTCGATCTGCTCCACGCCGGGTGAGCCCATGCTCGACGAGCGCACGAGCAGTTGGTCGACGTTGAGCCGCATCATGATGCTGCACGTATGCCAGCCACTGGCGACAAGACCACCGAAATGGGACGCACGCCCGGCCGCTTCATCCACGTGAAACGGCTGCGGATCGAACTGGCGTGCGAAATGCACGATCTCGTCGGCAGAGAAGGTGTACGTCCCGAGATCGAACGTATCGCCGACGGAAAAGTCCTCAAAGTAGTACTCGAGCGTTGCCATGACAGCCTCCTGTGACCGAATGAGTGACTTGGGAATGTCGGGGGTAGTGCTGTGCCTGAATCCGTCACTTTACACCCAAGATGAACGGTTTTTGATAGCGGCACGGGCTTCGCCGCGCTCACCATGAATCGCTTCATCATCAAGATTTCGTGCCGCGATATTGAAAATATGATTAGCACTACGAATATTTTTTCAGCCATTTCCCCCATCAATTCGGCAAACACCTGCGGTGCCCCTCCCAATCAACAACTGACCAGCGCGTCTACCCCGACAGAAGATCACGCGATCTTCCAGACGTTGCTTGCCGACCAGCACGTCGCCGATGCCGCCCAATGGGCGCAACAGCTGGCACAGGCTTGTGCAGTACACCCGGGGCTTCGCACCAGTCTGATGCTGGCGCTCACGCAGACACCGCTTGGCGAAATTGCCAGATTTCTTGATTCGGACAATGATCCACTCGTCCAGACACTCAACGATCACGCGGATCTGGCAGAAGGCATTCTCGCGTCGTTGGAGCGCGCGCTGCTGACGCGTCGCCCGTACGAGTCGCTTGACGAGATCGTGGCTCGCGTCACCTCGAAAGACAACCTGCGCGATATCCGGCGCTCGAATGAACGGGATGACGCTCGCCGCCACCGTGCGTCGGACGCGCGCGACGAGCCTTACGCTGTCGGTCATCGCTGGAAACAAGACTTGTGCAATGCGTTTCAATGGCTGCGGATGTCGGGCACCGGCCACGATCCGTGGCGACAGGATCGGGACTACGAAGCGATGGCCCGGGCGCTGGCAGCGGAGGCTGTCGCGGGACCGAATCCACCGGCGTGGCACAAGCATGGTGCCGTCGGCGTATTGACCGGGCTGCTCTACGCATTCGGCAGCGCGAGAATAGCTTTCGACGCGATCGGTGACGGCCTCCTGCGTGTCGTCGACAGTGTGGGCACCGTATTGAATACCCGACTCTCCTCCGATCCACTGACATTTGCCGCCGCACAGGGCGCCATGATCGAACAGCGCACGGACATGCACCGTCCGCTGTGGCATTTCCTCCATCATCATCATCGGAAACACGAGGTCC belongs to Pandoraea norimbergensis and includes:
- a CDS encoding RHS repeat domain-containing protein codes for the protein MTGTHQGPAQADSSTLYSGAQSFLSFLEKGVDPRTGTYSIRVALPKLAMNALAGPDLALSLGFDALHNADVGLGRGWSWGMSRLSPGAKRLSLSDGETQLAIVYDDRVEFPDQKLPTFIAEKSGDTVTIIYRSGRRELLTKFDINDPLTPYVPVEIISPQGRSLHLTWVHFEGQPMLTSIADHEQRELLRASRTAQAATITLTGTDGNAIAFRLVLSGDLVSSIELPVPGQVAWHLRYSRYTPADLAMLTEVRSPTGSIETLGYEERGHAFPRRAGDPVDKEPERLPYVARYALDPGQGQPLRVTTYTYSTHNFLGFEAGVDWEDATDALYKVTNDYRYWSTEAQLNAAGTAQVTIYREYDRFHGTRIERHTEADCEQTQLTEYHEEPGKAWHDQPVTIGQIRTHTTRYRCGGVSRDDVTTYGYDAWGNTTEEIGPDGTAERTTYYLPAGEDGCPPDPVWDTPHTVKTTAMVPAAAVPGSRVAATVTTRHRYALLASMAPGAPGYLECVQQTLETPAGVHQTNTFDFENNPLSLLLHGRLKQQVETMGGRSITTGFTYALADGALVTEESTHTDFDDTVSVTSRHASVISGLETRRENADEIVTYEYDALGRVREETTSPKTGGSAYSVTLRHAFTLIGLAGGEASQITTTASGVVTTTAFEGTGLLVRETRMAPDVAQGLPHDVHRIDYDAFGRVAQDVTLDWHDGQTLTVAKQFLYDGWGQQASVVRADGVTEHTEYDPLTQIETSWTSASAGAVRSASTVRQMNHFDAADWAERRSVAGTLISRLAYTYDGLGRLDTKTDPRLRRTQYEYDFADRVVRTTLPTEDVIESDYVPHADSDEIAALRLNGIDIGRREFDGLMRVSGQTIGGRTSTWAFDADRTLPREVRGPGGEIVAYDVNPSLPSSLTRCTSGAVSIDYDYDQKTGLLMHANVQTTGQPASDYRCERDASGNLSGETWLDGDTQRTTAHVWSLQGLPVSYTDVTGLEHHYRFETDTGRLLDVQCGNVTVALTYDALSRVREQRVTQAGQAMLTTTFSYDEAGREILREYVAPGRPVFSIEQQYDGLDLLTLRVRKLGGDAVLTENFDYDERNRPALYASMGDQAPHDPHDPSRRIYLQQWDYDPLDNITRVTTWHQGPATDPGIADYRYENADDPTQLTSLVYEGYGASNGTQTFAYDAAGRMTDAESGYRIAYNSLDQMLSVSHSGAELAAYRYNGLDEQCMVTLTGQPSRARIFRENVLVTEVRGTLSRVYLNGGAGTIDQAGALQVYALDAKGSVMQTYDAQTTHAVVYSPSGFREASAALDGVPGYDGETSDPATQWLWLGNARMYSPVLARFMVPDTFSPFDGGGINAYARIDPVNATDPTGHLPKWLSITIPALLAAASITTAVSVAGGIKGVGIVLNVSAQAALGKAGLAAAGSAATLAAVKGITVTAAVLSSAKIVGSAIGSLTMIASSATRAADHTALATILGAAGGTLSVSAFLFGGPATLRTYRSVVNARRKASVTEFDRRIGVLRQERVAREAAQGGRPPGVERPALQPPGQGNTNPVNWLELAPAQSPTPSRASSVYGTPRGSFSDIGSPPQGMSPNLNGTPRALRVMALRGAGPARQSVPGGSQFIRRQGQNRERSESLA
- a CDS encoding RHS repeat domain-containing protein → MQDVPQERSQADSGALYSGAQSFLSFLEKGVDPRTGTYSIRVALPKIAMNALAGPDLSLSLAFDPLQNVDSGLGRGWSWAMTRLLPATKRLMLSDGETHLAIVYPDRIDLPDRKLPTFAVEKLDKTVIVTYKSGRRERLVMFDENVPLSPYVPVEIVSAHGRSIFLQWQYFEGHPALVGIDDHERQPLLRVTRTEQAVTLSLPGAGPGATSVDYVMTLNGDLVSAIRLPVPEQAAWQLRYERYTDADLPFLTQVISPTGSVETLAYQEEGHAFPRRAGDPPDKIPERLPYVVRHVMDPGEGLPQRISTYQYSTNNFLGFGAGVDWEDATDALYKVLVDYRYHSTQTQLGPQGEPLVTIYREFDRFHLRRIEKRIEDGCEHETLETYHDQPGKPFADQLAIVQLPAQRIERFRRGGVFRDDVTTFRYDDYGNLVETLTPDGIREQVTYYNPAGETGCPPDPVWPTPRTMKSKAVVPSAAAWVRRGTARQTPTRTIRYRYALLPSLVAGGAGFLECIGETLETPGEIHTTVTAEYYNEPASLLLHGRVKRRTRTLWAWQTIADFTYQLSGDALVTTQTQHTDFDTTRSTTAIHVSVRTGLETQRDGADARVTFVHDALGRIVESTTTPMSGDSAYTASVRTSYFLVGQAGGNVRQVTTNEFGVEDTRVFDGTGLDMSTLRREPDVEQGAAFEVRRCVYDTLGWLVSETVTDRHNGTPLAATTQYRYDGWERRSAVIRPDGVTEHAEWNPITQGETIWLDAVVQRTGRVVRQRNAFDEVEWEERYDNSSRLISRQSYEYDGLGRCVTVTDPKGRAVSYEYDFADRVIRTTLPNGASGDVVERSYVAHTDENEVATLRMNSVEVGRRDLDGLLRKTSQTVGERVTLWEYHADRHQPSAMQNAAGERTVYDIDPSLTDHVKQRRADGVTTGFEYDPHSGLLSHARHESDGALPSEYRCLRYATGNLREVSYTGVDGERVCRHTWSLLGLPLTYDDVSGNVYRYQYAPGIGRLTQIDCAGVAVSFAYDALGRVRQQQVHQAGQRRLTTTYTYDDLGREVLRDYDAPGQPGMSIAQEYDATDALSLRRRVVGGQVTLTENFAYDTRGRLDLYYSIGEDAPRDPHLPTRRIMMQQWSFDAFDNIRQIISWPPTDEPSALVVYHYDNALDPTQLTSLVRTGYGSADGRETFRYDGAGRMIEAEQGHTVTYNALDQVTSIGRTDGAHVEYQYNGLDEQYRVVRAGQPVHERVFRENRLVTEIRGAFSRAYLGDGSAGAETFGDIDEAGALRVYATDWQASVVATHGPASGSQRVVYGPTGYRAEAATLDGVPGHDGELVDPLTQWLWLGNARMYSPVLGRFMVPDTLSPFEGGGFNAYARIDPINALDPSGHLPSWLGGVIGVLGVMAGIALTVVSAGGLSAAGAALALTGAAALGKVGVAAALTTTGAIVSVSSGQMAVAASIITSSVAGMLSTADIVLSTTGASEVAEAFTVASGVVGMIGIGLAIAPARAAHQSVHRTMRSVVDRMRPSARGLPAETPGFRQAARTAVSRLSSASPQVSRSGSVSSARTVASLPPSRAPSTASTVGLTGLFANGAYQSFTTISSMASGSASSGSYYSAPSQASSEIRRRQSGTAADESNEESTV
- a CDS encoding MaoC family dehydratase gives rise to the protein MATLEYYFEDFSVGDTFDLGTYTFSADEIVHFARQFDPQPFHVDEAAGRASHFGGLVASGWHTCSIMMRLNVDQLLVRSSSMGSPGVEQIEWLAPVRPGDTINVTSSTLEVRPSKSRPDRGIVRQLWTATNQHGEEVCRFRGTGLYLKRST